From the Sardina pilchardus chromosome 11, fSarPil1.1, whole genome shotgun sequence genome, the window acacactGATTACACACCAATTCCTCACACGAACGCGTCATTTATAGGGCTCGTTTTTTTATTAGCAGACAAAGGCGGATAACATCGTTCATCTTCGTTTCCACcggtgacaacacacacacacgcactgtcaCTCAGCGGCTGCgctaagtaggctacactcgCTCGTGGAAACGACCACCGTTAATAGACCGCGCGGCCAAACTTATGACCTTAGCTTCCACTCGCGCGGGTGTGGGAGGTGTGGTTGTACCGGTGCGGCGGCAACGGGCCAATTTCATGACGGCGCGTGATGTGGTGATGTGCACCCGCGCGGCACGGTTAACGGACCCCTGCTCGCTCGCGCACTGCCTCTCAGTCCTGCTGCGGAAACCAAAAGGCAGCGATATGATGTTAACGAGCAGAGCACCGGTTACCGGGAGAGTGGCTGGCCCGTATTAAACGGATTAGACCCGATGCAGTGCTGTGCTAATCTGATATTTATCTGAGCAGCGCGACTCGCTCAGAATCAACATCGAGAAGAATAAAGGCCTCGCGGACAATAGCCCTCTCATACCCCCCGAGTCACACAACCGCGCGCCAGGTTTGTTCCAGTGGAGGACATCCGTCGCGAGCCTTACCTCCGTGCTGCCGCAGCATCCCATGTCAGGCAAGGCGTTAGATGAAGAGCAGAGCGCGACCGCACAGGAAAACAAGACCCCGCCTCGCACGGAGCAGACGCGCGCGTGTACCCTGCATAAACACACGAGCGCTGCGATGCCGTTATGGAGACAAGATCGAACACACGACCCGTCCGCCCTGGACACACACGACACCCGCGTAGCGTCCTCTGGGCCCCGGTAAACAGGATTATTACTTCGGGATTTAACGCGACACACTTCCTGACGGGGCGAGCAGGTGCAGCCGGAAAAGGAACGCCGTTTGTCCACTCACAGCGCGCGCCTGCTGTCCTCGATCACCGGAAGTAAAGTCGGGATAGAAGCACAAGCGCGCGGTTCAAAGCTGCGTGTGTGGACCAGTGATGCTGACTGATGAACACACCCGTCCACAAGCGCACTAGGtccggaacacacacacgcacacacacacacacacaggggtcgaCTGCGAATAGTCCTTTTGTGCATGTCAGGAAATCAGCCCTCTTCTATTCACCCTTAACCTGACAAAACAAGTGTCAAGGATCCAGGATGTGTTTGTGGTGCCTGGAGGGCCATTTGTATAGTTGCCTACAGACAACAGAGTCCACGCTAGTCTCAGCCACATAGAACAGGACTGGACACCTAGACAACACAATGTAAATATAAAATGGCATGAACGCATAACAACGTACAAATCATCACCACAAGTCTGTTGAAAAGCCAGAGTAGTAGTCTGTTGAAAGGCCAATGTAACAGTCTGTTTAAAGGCCAATAGTCTGTTGAAAGGCCAGTGTAACAGTCTGTTTAAAGGCCAGAGTAATAGTCTGTTGAAAGGCCAGTGTAATAGTCTGTTGAAAGGCCAGTGTTCTTAGGCCTGTAGCCTGAACCAGGATCAGCCTGGGCAGCACCAGCCCCTCTCTGCTTTGTCCTCACACAGCTGGGTGAAGTCGTGCAGGGATGATGTTTGTTGTAACTGATTATATTCTAAACACCTTCACTAGGGCCTGCTGTAACTGATTCATACTAAATACCTTCAGTACAGCCCTGCTGTAAGTGATTCATACTAAACACCATCATACAGTCCTGCTGTAACTGATTCATATAAACACCATCAGTACAGTCCTGCAGTAAACGATACAAACGATTAGTATAGTTTACACAGACACCATCAGTACAGTCCTGGTGTAAACGATACTAAGCACCATCAGTACAGTCCTGCAGTAACTGATTCATACACCATCAGTTCTGCTGTAACTGATACTAAACACCATCAGTACAGTCCTGTAAACGATACTAAGCACCATCAGTACAGTCCTGCTCTAACTGATTCATACACCATCAGTACAGTCCTGCTCTAACTGATTCATATACTAAACACCATCAGTCCTGCTGTAACTGATTCACTAAACACCATTAGTCCTGCTGTAAACGATTATTAAACACCATGTCCCTGCTTTAATCAATTCATATGTTTAAGATATGAAGGTGTATGTGAGGGCAGATTAGATGAAACAATGAAACATGTTCATGCTGTCAACATTAAATGAAGTGTATACGTGATGGTGGGATTTGTGAAACACTCAGTATCCACCTGTAGCTCAAATGTAGGCCAACAGACTCAATACATATCTGTGATGAGGGCGGTGGGTCCTCTCTAGCCTATAGCAACACCTCTGAGCCATCAGCATCTTACTAGCTCTTTTAAGCAACTCAGTTTAATAACTTCTAACCATCCATCAGCTTCAACAATAATAGTATGAGCAGACAAATAATAttttaacaacaacagcactgcAAATATAATACAAACAGCATAATAACATCATTAataacccagatagcaaaatcatTATGGCCCAAATTTGGGCCAAAACTGGCATGCCATTTTGGCAAAGCTTTGGAATGATGTACGGCCCAAATTTGGCCCAAGTTAGGCAtgccaaaagaaaaacaaaagcaggCCAAAGCCCAGCCAAAACCTATTGTGGAATACCAAAATGTAGCCAGAAGTATCCCAAAGAGCGGCCAAAATCCCAAAACCTTGCCAAAAAGATGCCATAACTGACCCACAGTGATGCCATAACTGACCCAAAGTATagctatttattaatttatttattaattcattacttttttttattatttatttatgtggatTAGTTACGCAAAAATGTCCTAGTATCCTAGGCTCATAAGTTAAAATGTTAAATTATGTTCTATGTGGATTATGCATAAAAAATGTTACAATGTATTTTAAAGtgaatttttgtttttattggtaTTCATTCAGTTTGCAGCTCCTGGTTGGGAGCCGGCTGACATTTTTTCCTCACATCGCGCCCAGTAAAACCATCTCTTCGTAGCCTTTGTAGCCGATCTGTAAATCTGTAGCAGCCGAGCAGGTTGGATTGCGCCTCACTGCATCTGAAATTGAAGACATAcacaaagaaagtgtgtgtcagtgattttAACAGATATAACTGGGTTTAAACAGCAATTTTTCACGATGCAAGTTCCAATAGAACTCATAGTGTGGGAGATAGGTTTgtggggctgtgtgtctgtgtctccaagAAACATTTCAGGAAGTTTTCTGGAAGTTCAGTTCTGTTAAATTCTACTAAGAATAATTGTCTGACAGAATCCGCATATAGGTGCAGGAGCTTTTGGAAAAGAGTTATCAGAGCCTAGAACAGGATGCTTGTAATAAACAGTGATGAACAGTTAAATGCTTACCCATCACTACTGCCTTCAGATGCAGTttccccaaaaaaaaagaaatctttgACATCGGCTCCCCCTGCCAATCCTATAGTGATGACCTACAAAAGAAAAATAACCGGTCCGGTTGTATTACCATAATATTTTTACCATTCATTCAGCATTACCCACTCTTAGAGAAATCAAAGCAGCTCACCAATTCCTGACGAAGGTCCCGCTGGGTTGCCAGGTCACCCTCCAAGGCCTCCAGAACCTGTGTGTCACCCAGGGGAAAATAGGCAATATGCCTGGAGGTGGGGGACATCTTGATGGATTAGTGTAGGTCTTGAATTATTTGTATCACATGCTCCTCTGCTGGTCCAACAGGATTTGTTGGTTCACCAACAGGTCACGCAGAAGAGCTGAAAAATACAAAAGCATCATTTAATATAAAAAGGCAGTTCTGAATCCTCAACATATGTAGGTAtgtcatgtaggctatgtatttgCCCAGCTagccatccatctatctatttacACCCTCCTGGCACCATGCATAGGACAGCCATAGCCTTTTCCTAAAACATCCAAACAGAGTTCTGTCACATCCAGAGAAATTAGGCCTAATTACCATAgaatattctgaaatgtacaaTTGGACATTATTTTTTACAAAGGAACAAGGCCTACTGCATGGGGAAATGCGTTTCTCCAATTATCTAACTTCCTTTAGGCCTACGTGATTGATTACGTTATGTTGTGAAGTTACAGTTATGCCACTAGCTCTCAATGACAGTCTCCTGAAGAGATTAATGTACTGCCAGGAGAGCAAGATCCTCAGTTAGCAACAAGTTGGGCCAACGGATTCGTAGGTTTAAAGGTGAGAGCTTTCTGCAATACGCAAAGGctatacttttttttgtctgcatATTTCCAACCGGTACGCTAACTCGCTTATATTGGCCTAGCCTGCTCGCCAAGGTAGCGGGTGTACTCGATTTACCTACTTCAAATCTAACACGTctttttaggctacattaaaCACAAGGCGTAACGTTATTATACACAAGAACGACATCTTTTTTGATAAAGagaataaatgtaggctacatacctTCAGTTATCACAACGGCAAACTGATGGAGGCTCTTCTCTGGGCAATTCAAATGTTCAAAATTCCCGGTCTCTGTGCATTCTTTTGGCAAGCCATGATACAGCCAAAGCTCACCCATGAATCATGAGATGCGGTCCCGCTCATCACATTGTCGGCTGGTTAACCAGACGTAATCCATAACTTAGCCAGAATTACATGGCGCCCTTTATTTATTATGGCAAATCATAATTAAGCCATAGGTCGCCCAAAGAACGCACGCGCAAGTCATGAGATGCGGTCCCGCTCATCACCTTGTCGGCTGGCTAACCAGACGTAATCCATAACTTGGCCAGAATTAAGGCAGATCATAATTAAGCCACAGGTTGCCCAAAAACCTTTGAGTGGCCTTTTCCTGTGCCAAACAAAGCCCAAAGAGgccacatgtatgccaaaggAAAGCCAAAATGATTTGCTATCTGggaataataatgatgataacatTAATGATACAGTAATACATATTCCACTGAGTTAACGTTGAACTATTGTTTTACCCTGGCAGTTCCACGTCATCTACATCATAGGCCTGACTAGTCATTGTTTAACAGTTTGATTAGAAATTCTGTATATTCCCACTGATTGTGATGTTAAGGCTATTAGGCTATTGCATTTCAACAGACTACTGTCCACATCTTCAGTTCAGGTATAGCCATTGCTCAACACCTGTCGCTATTCACCTCACATGTGATGCATTTGatgtaaagattttttttacctttacCCAGCGCTGGGGGTCCTTCATGTCTGCGTTGCAGCCTCGAGCTGTTTACGCTCAcggcacacagcacaggcacggGGCAGCCAGCGGGACCGGAGCGCGCGCACAAACAGAGAAGTATTGTTCCATTGTTAGCTGTTGTAccagggagagagtgagcgtgCGAGgaatggacagtgtgtgtgtgtgtgtgtctgtgtgtgtgggtgtgtgtgtctcaaggccgtgaacctctctctctctctctctctctctctctgtgtgtgtgtgtgtctcaaggctgtgaatctctctctctctctctctctctctctctctctctgtgtgtgtatgtgattgacAGCAGCATTAAACTGGACATTCTGTCCATCATTGCTCATCTCTAACCCATGTCAGCATGGGGGGCAGGAGGGCAGAAATTGACTGGTCTTGGCGGCGCCCAGTCTTGTTTTAGAAGGACTGATAGCCTCCTTttggcttttttctttttcttttttaatcaaCCAAGCAGGAGACTACACATATGTTGTTCgtttaatgtatttttaagACATAACTATTTCATGTAGGGTTTATTGCGTTTATTTGTGCGTTAGTTTACTGATACTGTGAGGGACAATTTAACAAGATAACAAAcgtacatttaggctactatgcgtAGTGGGTGCTGCACAGGGCTACTCATACTCCCGCCCTGCAGATGGCGCTAGGTCTCTTGCTGCATTAAATGGTATCTGAGGACCCACCACAAAAGAATTGGCAGGAAGCGTGAGGTCCGTCTGGCTGCTAGAGGCTAGTAGAGATAAGTGATCAGCATGGCACTGAACGGAGGTAGGATGTAAATCAACTGTTGTTTTCAAAGTTCTCCCAGGTTGTGGTTTTAAGCGTGTGTCAATTGAAAAGACTCCATGCTGCAAGTTTATATTAAGTTAATGGTCTGTTCTGTGTGGAAGGGCAAACTATTTATAGGATTGTCGCTTAGCGGTTGAATTGATGATCCCAGACGTCAGTTAGTGTTATGTTAGCCTTCTAGTTGTTTCACTCCTAGTTATGAGTAGGGCTAACATAAACTTAACCaaatatttaaaataatgaAACGTTTGTTTAACCATATCCGGTCCTACTTGTTATATGAAACTAGAGCCTTTAGTCCAAGTTGCTTGTGCGTCGCTGCACTACGCCAGCCCAAGCTGCGTTAACGTTCCTCGGCTGCTCTTTGACAGATGACGACTACGACTGGGAGCCGCCGACGGAGGCCGAGATGAAGGTGCTCGAGGCGCAGCGCGAACGGCAGGACAAGATCAGCAAGCTGATGGGCGGCTATCTGCTGAAGGGCTACAAGATGCTGGGCGACTGCTGCCAGCACTGcgcggtgagtgtgtgtccaggctgGCCCGCACTGTGCCGGGCGGGACGTGATAAAGTTGTCGGGGAGTTTTATCGGGAGGACCGTTATGTGTGACTTGCTTACATTTGATCCTGCACATGGAGAATATAGATAACACGTGTTATCAGACCAACGTCAGCAGCTACATGACTGACTTTTGTTTTTCAATCAGGCATGAACTCTGTTCTAGCATCATCTCACTACTGAAGACTGGGACAGTCAGAgggcttattgtgtgtgtgtgtgtgtgtgtgtgtgtgtgtgtgtgtgtgtgtgtgtgtgtgtgtgtgtgtgtgtgtgtgtgtgtgtgtgtgtgtgtgtgtgtgtgtgtgtgtgtgtgtgtgtgtgtgtgtgtgtgtgtgtgtgcgtgcgcagggACTAGTACCTGTAGTGTGTAATTGTCTTTATTGTGTGTAATTGTCTTGGGCTTTTGTCTATCAGACAATTCTCCTGGAGGACCGACAGAAAAACCTCTACTGCGTGGCCTGCCAGGAGCTGGACTCGGACGTTGATAAAGAcaacccaggtgtgtgtgtgtgtgtgtgtttgtgtgtgtgccctccacACTGCTGAACATGCAAGGGCCAACCGTGTAACCTCTGTTTAACCTCCGGCTTTACACATTATGTCTGaaagggctttgtgtgtgtgtgtgtgtaagtgtatgtgtctacttattgtgtgcatgtgttgctacatgtgtgtgtgtgattttagcagcactctcaggtgtgtgtgtgtgtgtgtgtgagagagagatgttagcagcactctcaggtgtgtgtgtgagattgtagCAGcaccctcaggtgtgtgtgtgtcctctctccgCAGCCCTGAACGCACAGGCGGCCCTCTCCCAGGTGCGTGAGCGTCAGTTGGCGAGCCAGCCGCAGTCCAACGGCGAAGCCGGCCCCTGCCCCTCCAGCGGCACCCCCCGGCCCATCCGCACGCTGCCCAGACCGGAGCACTGCGAGGGGGCCGCGTCCGGACTCAGAGCCCCCGCCGGAGCCTCCGCCGGctggccctcctcctcctcctcctcctcctccatctccatcaccaccgccagccctgctcctgcccccGCCCCCgtcctgccccccaccccacgccCCAGCGCTGCTGCGCCCCTTGACCCGGCCGCGGTGTCCCCGGGCGGGGGTGCGACTCCAGGGCGTCCcctggcggcggtggcggcggccgcGGAGCTGCAGCAGGCTCTGGGGGAGGCGGAGACGGCGCTGCTGGGGAAGCTGGCGTGGGCCTCCAGTCTGCTGGACCAGACGCCCTCCGTGGAGGCCAGCGTGCAGCTCTGCCAGCTCATCCAAAGCTGCGCCGCCTCGCTACGCAGCATCAAGGACCTGCAGAgagactagacacacacacacagatatacacacacacacacacacacacacatacacacacattcactctcccaCTTACATACGTTCACATGCAGACATTAGAAAACACTCCTCCCATAATGACCACCCcctatacacacgcacacacacgctggtggGAGTGAGCTCCCATCTTGGAGACTGTTATTGAGATGgttaacacacacgcagagtgtGCTTGCGGAGTGCGTTTGCATGTTGTTGAAGTCCGTGTTATAATTGTGTTAAGACATTATAAGACAAGCATTGGGAAGGCTGTCGTACTCAATAAAAACCATTACAGAacgattgtgattgtgtgtgttggcagattCTGTTAGTAGGTGCTAGCCAGTGGTGGACATCCTATGTTCAGAAAATAAGTAATTTAGTAAATCAGCTCATCCTAACTAGAGGCAGGTAGAGTAGGTAAATAGTAAATAGTAGAAAGAGTATACAGTATGACTTCTACTTTCTCTGATGCTAGCACAATTTAGCAGAATGATCAAATGAACAATTTAAAGACTACTTCTGCAAATTTGCCACCGAAGTTCAAATTTAGAGTTAAAGCCAAACAAACCTGTCCTTTCCACAAGCCTTTCCGGGATATGAAGATTTTAAGGAACGTCGTTTGAAACTGCAGCCTCCACACCCACGGCAATCCAGACTATTTCAATCTGTGGGCCCCTGATGGTTGAACAACCTGccacttccctctcttctctacctccttcatccccctctcttctctcctctacccccttcatctccctctcttctctcttctttcctctacctccttcatccccctttcttctctctcttctctaccctacctccttcatccctcctcctcttttctatACCTCCTTCatacctctctcttctctacctccttcatccacctctcttccttcctttacCTCCTTCACTTTCTCCTCCTGCCACACTTTGCACGTATAATGTGTGCACTCCTGTCCTCTAGTGCTAGCATTGCTAGATGCAGTAACTAGATAATGTCTAGTGCTAGTATTGCCAGATGCAGTAACTAGATAATGTCTAGTGCTAGTATTGCCAGATGCAGTAACTAGATAATGTCTAGTGCTAGTATTGCCAGATGCAGTAACTAGATAATGTCTAGTGCTAGTATTGCCAGATGCAGTAACTAGATAATGTCTAGTGCTAGTATTGCCAGACGCAGTAACTAGGTAGACGCAGTAACTAGATAATGTCTAGTGCTAGCATTGCTAGATGCAGTAACTAGATAATGTCTAGTGCTAGCATTCGTAGATGCAGTAACTCCTAGCTGAGGGCTCCTCCATGctgtagcttgaatgttattctCTTGATGTGAGtatctttggataaaagcgtctgctcaATGAGTACATGTAGCTGTTATGTCAGTGTCATGCCATTTATGGAGGAACTCTCTTCCGTGTCCATTCTTtgtaatataaaatataaaacaaaatgtgCTGGCAGGAATATTCTGGCAGCTTCCACACTTATCTTAGCACATCCAGATGATCTGATTGGTCAATCTTAATTTGCGTAATTACATTTTGAGCTATCCACATGTTGGTCTTTAATACATCTGCACTGCATGCGTCTTGCTGTTGTACAAAGTATGACCCAAAAACCTGGTCAGTTCCTTCCTTCACCAGGAGAGGGCAGTGGAGCGCTCGGCCTGTCTTGGAGGTCAGAGGTGACTCAAGCCAAGAGCTGGTCAGTGGGTCATGCTGCTGATGCATATGAAACACTGAGGAGCTCCACAGGCTCAGCACAGAGGGCAGCTCTGACAGGACACACTCTGTACAAGAGTCACACTTCTACACATGCACTGCTGACCTCACACATTTGCTGatacagattgtgtgtgtgtgtgtgtgtgtgtgtgtgtgtgtgtgtagagtagagTGATTCTGATATAACTCCATCAACAGGGTTGAGTGTAGTAGCTTTGTCAAAACCATTGGTATCGTCCGCAtgaagcattgtgtgtgt encodes:
- the znrd2 gene encoding protein ZNRD2 produces the protein MALNGDDDYDWEPPTEAEMKVLEAQRERQDKISKLMGGYLLKGYKMLGDCCQHCATILLEDRQKNLYCVACQELDSDVDKDNPALNAQAALSQVRERQLASQPQSNGEAGPCPSSGTPRPIRTLPRPEHCEGAASGLRAPAGASAGWPSSSSSSSSISITTASPAPAPAPVLPPTPRPSAAAPLDPAAVSPGGGATPGRPLAAVAAAAELQQALGEAETALLGKLAWASSLLDQTPSVEASVQLCQLIQSCAASLRSIKDLQRD